In the Pseudanabaena sp. PCC 7367 genome, one interval contains:
- the purD gene encoding phosphoribosylamine--glycine ligase, with translation MKIIVIGSGGREHALAWQFAQSAQVKQIFCIPGNAGTATIEKCRNVALNQDDFEGILRFAQVQGVQLTVVGPEAPLADGVVDFFQAGEMPIFGPTKQGAQIEASKSWAKDLMVEAGIPTAASEVFTDPIAAREYVQAQGVPIVIKADGLASGKGVTVATTFAEANQAIDEALGGKFGDAGETLLIEECLQGQEASVLAITDGKTIRALLPAQDHKRIGVGDTGPNTGGMGAYAPAPIVTPEIQRKIQTQVLEPAIAALQKRKIDYCGCLYAGLMITPAGEPKVIEFNCRFGDPETQVILPLLETPLADLMLACIEKRLEQMPAIEWKDGAAVCVVLASGGYPGKYETGKPITGIGKAKEHGAIVFHAGTKLKTSTLVTAGGRVLGVTAIGESIQAAIDNAYVSLAYINFEGATYRHDIGHRAIAN, from the coding sequence TTGAAAATCATCGTAATTGGCAGTGGTGGCAGAGAACATGCCCTGGCTTGGCAGTTTGCCCAATCGGCACAGGTAAAGCAAATTTTTTGTATTCCTGGGAATGCGGGCACGGCTACGATCGAGAAATGCCGCAATGTGGCCTTGAATCAGGATGATTTTGAAGGGATTTTACGGTTTGCCCAGGTGCAAGGAGTGCAGCTAACCGTAGTGGGGCCTGAAGCACCATTAGCTGATGGTGTGGTGGACTTTTTCCAGGCTGGCGAAATGCCCATCTTTGGCCCCACCAAGCAGGGTGCGCAAATTGAGGCAAGTAAGTCCTGGGCGAAGGATCTTATGGTTGAGGCGGGCATCCCCACGGCGGCCAGCGAGGTATTCACCGATCCGATCGCAGCTAGAGAATATGTCCAAGCCCAAGGCGTACCGATCGTAATTAAAGCAGACGGATTGGCCAGTGGTAAGGGGGTGACCGTAGCAACCACGTTTGCGGAAGCCAACCAGGCGATCGATGAGGCCTTGGGTGGTAAGTTTGGTGATGCGGGTGAGACACTGCTGATCGAAGAATGCTTGCAAGGCCAGGAAGCTTCAGTCTTGGCGATCACCGACGGTAAAACAATTCGTGCCCTATTGCCTGCACAGGATCATAAACGAATTGGCGTGGGGGATACGGGGCCGAATACAGGCGGCATGGGAGCCTATGCCCCTGCGCCGATCGTCACGCCAGAAATTCAGCGAAAGATTCAAACGCAAGTGCTGGAACCAGCGATCGCCGCTTTGCAGAAACGCAAAATTGATTATTGTGGCTGTTTGTATGCAGGACTGATGATTACGCCTGCGGGTGAACCGAAGGTGATTGAGTTCAATTGTCGGTTTGGTGATCCGGAAACCCAGGTAATCTTGCCACTCTTGGAAACTCCATTGGCAGATCTAATGCTGGCCTGCATTGAAAAAAGGCTGGAGCAAATGCCAGCGATCGAATGGAAAGATGGGGCGGCAGTGTGCGTGGTGCTTGCTTCGGGAGGTTATCCAGGTAAGTATGAAACCGGAAAACCAATTACCGGCATTGGCAAAGCAAAAGAACATGGCGCGATCGTGTTTCATGCCGGGACAAAGCTGAAAACTTCGACCCTGGTCACTGCTGGGGGGCGGGTGCTGGGCGTAACTGCGATCGGTGAGAGTATCCAAGCGGCGATCGATAATGCCTATGTGTCATTGGCTTATATCAATTTTGAGGGGGCAACCTACCGCCATGATATTGGCCATCGGGCGATTGCAAATTAG
- a CDS encoding glycosyltransferase family 4 protein: MKHILYVLPYLEKAGTERQALSLIKHFQQSQQATLLAPDDTGTELFAAAGVKHYKFDRLERNLWQGLTKFRRHIKQIHQEKPIDLVHVHAAHELMLLVRLFLPGVPIVFTVHGYHGDQAQVSYWLASKFINLFADRAIAVCKADLENLLQLKTNPHKLSLIHNGVAEPKVDPIAAQALATQYGLDPEQHLIIGTAARLNPAKGLEFLIAAFAQLAQEHDQLRLAIAGEGYLEAELKQMAIDLGVGDRVVFTGFVDNLADLVSLFDVFALPSLQEAFSLAFLEAMALQKPIVGTKVGGIPEQVIDGHNGFVVVAGDAAAVAEKLAILINDPLLRKEFSHNSYQRYQTNFTTEIMIAKTDRVYADLLGNPVR, from the coding sequence GTGAAACATATCCTCTATGTGCTGCCCTACCTGGAAAAGGCCGGAACCGAACGGCAAGCACTGAGTTTGATTAAGCATTTCCAACAATCGCAACAGGCAACCCTGCTCGCACCCGATGACACTGGCACAGAGCTATTTGCAGCGGCTGGCGTAAAACATTACAAATTCGATCGCCTGGAGCGTAATCTCTGGCAGGGTTTAACCAAATTTCGTCGCCACATTAAACAAATCCACCAGGAAAAACCGATCGATCTGGTGCATGTCCATGCCGCCCATGAATTGATGTTACTGGTGCGATTGTTTTTGCCCGGTGTGCCGATCGTGTTTACGGTGCATGGCTATCATGGCGATCAAGCCCAGGTGAGCTATTGGTTGGCCAGTAAGTTTATTAATTTATTTGCCGATCGCGCGATCGCGGTTTGCAAAGCGGATTTAGAGAACCTCTTGCAACTTAAAACTAATCCCCATAAGTTAAGCCTGATTCACAATGGCGTGGCTGAGCCGAAAGTTGATCCGATCGCTGCTCAAGCTTTAGCCACGCAGTATGGTTTAGACCCTGAGCAACATTTAATTATTGGTACGGCGGCACGCCTTAATCCCGCTAAGGGTTTAGAGTTCTTGATCGCGGCCTTTGCCCAGTTGGCGCAAGAGCATGATCAATTGCGGTTGGCGATCGCTGGAGAGGGGTATTTAGAAGCTGAGCTGAAGCAAATGGCGATCGATCTGGGCGTGGGCGATCGGGTGGTCTTTACTGGCTTTGTGGATAACTTAGCCGATCTGGTGAGTTTGTTTGATGTCTTTGCGCTGCCTTCCTTGCAAGAAGCTTTTAGCCTGGCGTTCCTGGAGGCGATGGCCTTGCAAAAGCCGATCGTGGGTACAAAGGTAGGTGGCATCCCCGAACAGGTGATCGATGGGCATAATGGTTTTGTGGTGGTTGCGGGTGATGCAGCAGCAGTGGCAGAAAAGTTGGCGATTTTAATTAATGATCCTCTGCTTAGAAAAGAATTTAGCCACAACAGCTATCAGCGTTATCAAACCAACTTCACCACGGAGATAATGATCGCAAAGACCGATCGGGTTTATGCAGATTTATTAGGAAACCCAGTTCGATGA
- a CDS encoding Npun_R2479 family HD domain-containing metalloprotein gives MLNTTEILINAFVEKLKAGYRRTYGGLKTNYEDIIGWAGNMALENIANSDALYHNVEHTILVTLVGQEILRGKHIREGGISPEDWLHYIISLVCHDIGYVKGVCRQDRDGKYATGLDGSQVELPPGASDAGLTPYHVDRAKLFVAERFGGHGLIQAEVICHNIELTRFPVPKTGDHQDTIAPPGLVRAADLIGQLSDPRYLKKIGALYYEFEETGVNKALGYNNPGDLRRNYPKFYWTSVYPYVKDALYYLSLTQQGQQVIAHLYSNVFVVEHEKPDFDASIRAIPTAANYQ, from the coding sequence ATGTTAAACACCACCGAAATTTTGATCAATGCTTTTGTCGAAAAGCTCAAAGCTGGTTATCGTCGCACCTATGGCGGCTTAAAAACCAACTATGAAGATATTATTGGTTGGGCAGGCAACATGGCCTTGGAAAATATTGCCAATAGCGATGCGCTTTATCATAATGTCGAGCATACAATCCTGGTAACCCTGGTGGGGCAAGAGATTCTGCGGGGCAAGCACATCCGCGAAGGGGGCATTTCACCGGAAGATTGGTTACACTACATTATTTCACTGGTTTGCCATGACATTGGCTATGTGAAGGGGGTATGTCGGCAGGATCGGGATGGTAAATATGCCACAGGTCTAGATGGCAGCCAGGTAGAGTTACCGCCCGGTGCTTCTGATGCGGGATTAACGCCCTATCATGTCGATCGCGCCAAGTTATTTGTGGCGGAACGGTTTGGTGGGCATGGCCTGATCCAGGCTGAAGTAATTTGCCATAACATCGAGCTAACTCGCTTTCCAGTGCCCAAAACGGGCGATCACCAGGATACGATCGCGCCACCTGGATTAGTGCGGGCTGCCGATCTGATTGGCCAACTCAGTGATCCACGCTACCTCAAAAAAATTGGTGCACTCTATTATGAGTTTGAAGAAACCGGTGTAAATAAGGCTTTGGGGTATAACAACCCTGGCGATCTGCGACGCAATTATCCCAAGTTCTATTGGACTAGTGTTTATCCCTATGTGAAGGATGCCCTCTATTACCTATCGCTGACCCAACAGGGGCAACAGGTGATCGCTCATCTCTATTCCAATGTGTTTGTGGTGGAGCATGAAAAACCGGATTTTGATGCCTCAATCAGGGCGATCCCAACCGCTGCTAATTATCAATAG
- a CDS encoding cobaltochelatase subunit CobN, with the protein MHRLAATPGGWSPDREGVIFIEQSPAPIVILTAADTDIQTLAIAAEQLPDNFPEFRVANLLNLQQELTIDTYADDVLSQAQVVVLRLLGGRSYWSYGLEVCKLWVEEYSNQGSDFKNGQKSSESSEQLTRKLIVLPGDNQFDLDLVDHSNVSLQVAERSWRYFLNGGVDNIKAGLLYISDACLGTNYQPESPQPIANIGLYNYSNSIQGQVQNLSADQSQNPALDRSPGSPQSLSSSLNQNQIIEESIEQISDRLFLRSDRHTQSQPNQKKYIGRAGILFYRAHYLAGNLAPINALCAALIQRRIEPVPVYIYSLQDPHLAAELDYYFNGNQFNGNQSEQLEQSHESGQPHRSQRSQRSNQSQQSNQSEGKAIDILLNTTSFSLIKPNKLDRQVNFELDQSEPDKGAIWRSLNVPILQVILAGCSKEQWQTQSIGLTPRDLAMNVVLPEVDGRIITRAISFKTALPTNQKLETNVVVYEPVRDRVEFVTDLAANWLKLRKTAVGDRKVALILANYPTRNGRLANGVGLDTPASCINILHALQINGYGVGDIPADGDRLIELLTNGATNDPESEANPVYQSLAASDYCKYFEQLPRSLREKVIKRWGEPPEDRSIKVSGIQLGHIFIGIQPARGYDQDPSLNYHSPDLEPPHEYFAFYFWLRHVFGINAIVHVGKHGNLEWLPGKAIALSKHCFPEAILGPMPHLYPFIVNDPGEGTQAKRRAQAVIIDHLTPPMTRAETYGGLLKLEHLIDEYYQAQTLDPPRLPTIQAQIAKLIEQENLNYDLDLMVNAGDTNNAEVASPVNGINNLNSKNKNATASDQSRHSDRQFSQLTQTISPAAIKTNPVDQASKAAWLEIINQVDGYICELKEAQIRDGLHIFGQCPQGNQLRDLIVAIARNLGGTIANSSLAQDNQDIKKPDIGNGSGEKIPAGLTRAIAQKFNLDFDPLGADLAQPYSDLPRQLQAYLEPIDQNVALNFDPIDINNSIDPDSYYVNHDPASSDRKVSYDRIAEISNSHNSHLEPDNSSASTPDHLFKPSKQCRTIGQAIAAIENYAADLVTQFLNQELVDHHYAYDLIARIYELLQQSDREITNLLRGLNGEYVASGASGAPTRGRLDALPTGKNFYSVDIRSLPTESAWDIGRRSAEILLETYCQEHGEYPQSLGLSVWGTATMRTGGDDIAEALALIGVQPVWDGISRRVVDFQVIPLSLLDRPRIDVTLRISGFFRDGFANLIDLFQRAVETVAQLDEPAELNPIKARITSDRQNFEQQGISTVEAAAMATYRVFGSKPGAYGAGLQGLIESQNWQNDADLARAYINWSSYAYSGYGEAHAAASAFKQRLGQMQIVLHNQDNREHDLLDSDDYYQFQGGMIAAVRSLRGKNPQAYFGDHAQPEHPQVRKLSAEIARVYRSRVVNPKWLKGVMRHGYKGAFELAATVDYLFAYDATANCVSDFMYAGIAQTYLLDRQVQQFVNDKNPWALRDMAERLLEAHQRQLWQEPDPTTLQELRSLVLSSEAQIEMRTNPN; encoded by the coding sequence ATGCATCGTTTAGCCGCAACCCCAGGTGGGTGGTCGCCCGATCGTGAAGGGGTCATTTTCATTGAGCAAAGCCCCGCGCCGATCGTGATCCTCACCGCTGCCGACACTGACATTCAAACCCTGGCGATCGCGGCTGAGCAATTACCAGACAACTTTCCAGAGTTTCGGGTTGCCAACCTGCTCAATTTGCAGCAGGAACTTACGATCGATACCTATGCTGATGATGTACTCAGTCAAGCGCAGGTGGTGGTTTTGCGATTGCTGGGTGGGCGTAGTTATTGGTCCTATGGGTTGGAGGTCTGTAAGCTTTGGGTGGAGGAATATTCTAACCAGGGTTCTGATTTTAAGAATGGCCAGAAGTCTTCGGAGTCTAGTGAGCAGCTTACCCGAAAATTAATTGTTTTGCCTGGTGATAATCAATTTGATCTGGATCTAGTCGATCACTCTAATGTGAGTTTGCAAGTTGCGGAGCGATCGTGGCGCTATTTCCTCAATGGTGGGGTAGATAATATTAAGGCGGGGTTACTTTACATCAGTGATGCCTGTTTAGGGACAAACTATCAACCTGAATCGCCGCAGCCGATCGCTAATATTGGTTTATACAACTATTCAAATTCAATTCAAGGACAGGTTCAGAATTTATCAGCGGATCAATCTCAAAATCCAGCGCTGGATCGATCGCCAGGATCACCGCAATCACTATCCTCTAGCCTGAATCAAAATCAAATAATTGAAGAATCTATTGAGCAAATCTCCGATCGGTTATTTCTTCGATCCGATCGCCATACTCAGTCTCAACCGAACCAGAAAAAATATATTGGCCGAGCCGGGATCTTGTTCTATCGCGCCCATTATTTGGCCGGTAATCTTGCGCCGATTAATGCTCTTTGTGCAGCCCTGATTCAACGCCGAATCGAGCCAGTGCCAGTTTATATTTATTCGCTCCAAGATCCTCATCTGGCCGCCGAACTGGATTATTACTTTAATGGCAATCAATTTAATGGCAATCAATCTGAGCAATTAGAGCAATCGCATGAATCAGGCCAACCTCATCGATCCCAGCGATCCCAGCGATCGAATCAATCCCAGCAGTCCAACCAATCTGAGGGAAAAGCGATCGATATTTTGCTTAACACCACCAGCTTTTCGTTGATCAAACCCAATAAGCTCGATCGGCAAGTAAATTTTGAGCTAGACCAATCCGAACCAGACAAAGGAGCGATCTGGCGATCGTTGAATGTGCCGATTCTGCAAGTAATTTTGGCGGGTTGCAGCAAAGAACAATGGCAAACCCAGAGCATCGGCCTTACCCCCCGCGATCTGGCCATGAATGTAGTTTTGCCGGAAGTGGATGGCCGGATCATTACCAGGGCGATCTCCTTTAAAACCGCCTTGCCCACTAATCAAAAATTAGAAACTAATGTGGTGGTCTATGAGCCTGTCCGCGATCGGGTTGAATTTGTAACTGATCTAGCGGCCAATTGGTTGAAACTGCGCAAAACAGCGGTGGGCGATCGTAAGGTTGCGCTGATCCTGGCCAACTATCCCACTCGCAATGGCAGGCTAGCCAATGGGGTTGGTCTGGATACTCCCGCCAGTTGTATTAATATCCTCCATGCCTTGCAAATCAATGGTTATGGCGTGGGAGATATTCCCGCCGATGGCGATCGCCTGATTGAACTGCTCACCAATGGTGCAACTAATGATCCAGAGAGTGAAGCAAATCCAGTCTATCAATCGCTAGCTGCTAGTGACTATTGCAAGTATTTTGAGCAATTACCGCGATCGCTGCGGGAAAAAGTAATCAAGCGTTGGGGCGAACCGCCAGAAGATCGATCGATTAAAGTTTCTGGCATTCAACTCGGTCATATTTTTATAGGCATTCAACCCGCCCGTGGCTATGACCAAGACCCCAGCCTGAATTATCACTCGCCCGATCTAGAGCCACCCCATGAATATTTTGCCTTTTACTTCTGGCTGCGGCATGTTTTTGGGATCAATGCGATCGTGCATGTGGGTAAGCATGGCAATCTGGAATGGCTGCCGGGTAAGGCGATCGCCCTGAGCAAACATTGCTTCCCGGAGGCGATCTTGGGACCAATGCCACATTTATATCCTTTTATTGTCAATGATCCCGGCGAGGGAACCCAGGCCAAGCGCCGCGCCCAGGCGGTAATTATCGATCACCTTACGCCACCAATGACCCGCGCCGAAACCTATGGCGGTTTGCTCAAGTTGGAACATTTAATCGATGAATATTACCAGGCGCAAACCCTTGATCCACCAAGATTGCCCACGATCCAAGCGCAGATCGCCAAGCTGATCGAGCAGGAAAATCTTAATTATGATCTCGATCTTATGGTTAATGCTGGTGATACTAATAATGCTGAGGTAGCAAGTCCCGTTAATGGCATCAATAACTTAAATAGCAAAAATAAAAATGCAACCGCTAGCGATCAATCCAGGCATAGCGATCGCCAATTTTCCCAACTAACCCAAACAATCTCCCCTGCTGCGATCAAAACTAATCCTGTTGACCAGGCTAGCAAAGCAGCATGGTTGGAGATCATTAATCAGGTTGATGGTTACATCTGCGAACTAAAAGAAGCCCAGATCCGCGATGGTCTGCATATTTTTGGTCAATGTCCCCAGGGCAATCAACTACGGGATTTGATTGTGGCGATCGCCAGGAATCTTGGCGGCACGATCGCAAATAGTAGTTTGGCTCAAGATAATCAAGATATTAAAAAGCCAGATATTGGCAATGGCTCTGGTGAAAAAATACCAGCCGGACTAACCAGAGCGATCGCCCAAAAGTTTAACCTCGACTTCGATCCGCTGGGCGCTGATCTAGCTCAACCATATTCTGACTTACCCAGGCAGTTGCAAGCATATCTAGAGCCGATCGATCAAAATGTTGCTTTGAACTTTGATCCAATCGATATTAATAATTCAATTGATCCTGATTCGTACTATGTCAATCATGATCCAGCTTCCTCAGATCGTAAAGTTAGCTACGATCGCATTGCCGAGATTAGTAATAGTCACAATAGTCATCTCGAGCCTGATAATTCATCAGCTTCTACTCCAGATCACTTATTTAAGCCCTCCAAACAATGCCGCACCATTGGTCAAGCGATCGCCGCGATCGAAAACTATGCCGCTGATTTGGTCACTCAGTTCTTAAATCAAGAATTGGTAGACCATCACTATGCTTATGATTTAATCGCCAGGATTTATGAGTTACTGCAACAAAGCGATCGGGAGATCACCAACCTGCTGCGGGGCTTAAATGGTGAATATGTAGCCAGTGGAGCCAGCGGCGCACCCACCAGGGGCAGACTGGATGCCTTGCCAACCGGAAAGAACTTTTATTCTGTGGATATTCGATCGCTGCCAACCGAAAGTGCCTGGGACATTGGCAGACGCAGCGCCGAAATTTTATTAGAAACCTATTGCCAGGAGCATGGCGAGTATCCGCAAAGTTTGGGCTTGTCGGTGTGGGGAACAGCAACAATGCGCACTGGTGGTGATGATATTGCTGAAGCCCTGGCTCTGATTGGCGTGCAACCAGTTTGGGATGGCATTTCGCGGCGGGTAGTAGATTTTCAGGTAATCCCGCTTAGTTTGCTCGATCGCCCCAGGATTGATGTCACCTTGCGGATCTCTGGCTTTTTCCGAGATGGTTTTGCTAATTTAATTGATCTGTTCCAACGGGCAGTCGAAACCGTTGCCCAACTAGATGAACCCGCCGAGCTGAATCCGATTAAAGCCAGAATCACCAGCGATCGCCAAAACTTTGAACAGCAAGGTATATCGACGGTAGAAGCAGCAGCAATGGCCACCTATCGGGTGTTTGGTTCCAAACCAGGAGCCTATGGTGCAGGCTTGCAGGGCTTGATCGAAAGCCAGAACTGGCAAAATGATGCCGATCTTGCGCGTGCTTACATTAATTGGAGTAGCTATGCCTATAGTGGTTATGGTGAAGCCCATGCGGCGGCAAGCGCCTTTAAACAGCGCCTCGGCCAAATGCAAATAGTTTTGCACAACCAGGACAACCGCGAGCATGATTTATTGGACTCCGATGATTACTATCAATTTCAAGGTGGCATGATTGCGGCAGTGCGATCGCTGCGGGGCAAAAACCCCCAGGCTTATTTTGGTGACCATGCCCAACCAGAGCATCCCCAGGTTAGAAAACTCAGCGCCGAGATCGCCAGGGTCTATCGATCGCGGGTAGTCAATCCCAAATGGCTCAAAGGGGTAATGCGACATGGCTATAAGGGTGCGTTTGAACTGGCCGCCACGGTTGATTATTTATTTGCCTATGATGCTACTGCCAACTGTGTTAGCGACTTTATGTATGCAGGGATTGCCCAAACCTATTTGCTCGATCGGCAGGTACAGCAATTTGTGAATGATAAAAATCCCTGGGCCTTGCGCGACATGGCAGAAAGATTGTTGGAAGCTCACCAGCGCCAGCTTTGGCAGGAGCCTGATCCAACAACTTTGCAGGAGTTGCGATCGTTGGTGCTTTCCAGTGAGGCGCAAATCGAGATGCGCACTAATCCTAATTAA
- a CDS encoding Tic20 family protein, whose product MTWRGRSGALDRFYSCLLYILPLATASVFGLEHLFRQIPALIIPYLPFLWIELNIMRFPLIPGSLFPLTLGFVVFFVIFATVVRNQRLLHFIRFNGGQALLIEIAAILGGLLLGLLRATIGVFPFFGFIDQTISSMILIGATAAVVYAIVQAIRGRYGEIPIISDAAYYLTRV is encoded by the coding sequence ATGACTTGGCGTGGACGCTCAGGAGCACTCGATCGATTTTATAGTTGCTTATTATATATTTTGCCATTGGCAACCGCATCAGTTTTTGGCTTAGAGCATTTGTTCCGCCAGATTCCAGCTCTGATAATTCCCTATCTACCTTTTTTGTGGATAGAGCTAAATATTATGCGGTTTCCGCTCATACCTGGCAGCCTATTTCCATTGACTCTAGGGTTTGTAGTATTTTTTGTGATCTTTGCCACCGTGGTTCGTAATCAGCGATTGCTACATTTTATTCGTTTCAATGGTGGACAGGCACTTTTAATTGAGATCGCAGCTATTCTGGGTGGACTGCTACTTGGCCTTTTAAGAGCTACGATCGGCGTTTTTCCATTTTTTGGCTTCATTGATCAAACAATTTCCAGCATGATTTTGATTGGAGCCACTGCTGCGGTGGTCTATGCGATCGTCCAGGCAATTCGCGGTCGCTATGGTGAAATACCAATCATTTCCGATGCGGCCTACTATCTCACCAGGGTTTAA
- the petJ gene encoding cytochrome c6 PetJ: MLICLFTCSIVFVQPSYAADAANGAKLFSVNCASCHAKGRNLVIKNKTLQKDALETYGMYSIEKIVYQIGHGKNAMPAFRKLSDQQMEDIATYVLQQADNGWS, from the coding sequence GTGCTGATATGTTTATTCACCTGTTCGATCGTATTTGTGCAGCCGAGCTATGCGGCTGATGCGGCTAATGGGGCGAAGCTATTCAGCGTTAATTGTGCCAGTTGTCATGCCAAAGGGCGCAACCTGGTGATCAAAAACAAAACCTTGCAAAAGGATGCCCTGGAAACCTATGGCATGTATTCCATCGAAAAGATTGTCTATCAAATTGGTCACGGCAAAAACGCAATGCCAGCGTTCCGAAAGCTGAGCGATCAACAAATGGAAGACATTGCCACCTATGTGTTGCAACAGGCTGATAATGGCTGGAGCTGA
- a CDS encoding chromophore lyase CpcT/CpeT, translating into MTATFTQADILTFAQWMTGDYSNWDQAIANPPLFAHIRVCIRPLPNQLSDHGIWLYSEQAYDFQIDRPYRIAVLHLVLAADRIEIENHKLNDEESFYGAARQPERLAAITAASVVKLPGCNILVDRTPTGSFVGKIEPGKKCNVHRKNQDTYLVHEFELNQTNLTTLDRGYDPETDERVWGTIAGPFEFVKQASFADEVKAI; encoded by the coding sequence ATGACCGCAACCTTCACCCAAGCCGATATTCTGACCTTTGCCCAGTGGATGACTGGCGATTATAGTAACTGGGATCAAGCGATCGCCAATCCGCCCCTGTTTGCGCACATCAGGGTTTGTATTCGTCCTCTGCCAAATCAGCTCTCCGATCATGGTATTTGGCTATATTCCGAGCAGGCCTATGATTTTCAGATCGATCGCCCCTATCGGATCGCGGTCTTGCATTTGGTTTTGGCAGCCGATCGGATTGAGATTGAAAACCACAAACTTAATGACGAAGAGTCTTTCTATGGTGCAGCCCGGCAGCCGGAACGATTGGCGGCAATTACCGCAGCATCAGTGGTCAAACTACCTGGTTGCAATATCCTGGTCGATCGCACCCCCACCGGCTCATTCGTGGGCAAAATTGAGCCTGGCAAAAAATGCAATGTCCATCGCAAGAACCAGGATACCTATCTGGTGCATGAATTTGAATTAAACCAGACTAATTTAACCACCCTCGATCGCGGCTATGATCCAGAAACCGATGAGCGAGTGTGGGGCACGATCGCTGGCCCCTTTGAGTTTGTCAAACAAGCTAGCTTTGCCGACGAGGTTAAGGCGATCTAA
- a CDS encoding M56 family metallopeptidase: protein MHLVMILSAIAFAWGLRQATPLWLGSNRQISNQNVTHDWHQRWWRSLFLLTFPPLLVLTTSLAVLCMGHHGLMVGLPASKSGCAIAVGICIYLVLIGLQLFISIRNSTRQIATYNKIELDGKSARVLEVPTLFAAQVGLWQPELVISRGMLTEFTPDRLQAVLCHEQAHYHYHDTFWFFWLGWLRQATFWLPNTEALWQELLLLRELRADRWAAQQVDPLLLAESLLMTVTSAIAPDNFSELDYGVGLNQWKEGEQGDRLAERIDALLAEAEPIPRPKPWYLTWLIAVLLPFLSLPLHLS from the coding sequence ATGCATTTAGTGATGATTTTGAGTGCGATCGCCTTTGCCTGGGGGCTGCGCCAAGCCACGCCGCTTTGGTTAGGCAGTAATCGCCAAATATCCAATCAAAATGTTACCCATGACTGGCATCAACGCTGGTGGCGATCGTTGTTTTTGCTCACCTTCCCGCCCTTGCTGGTGTTAACCACCTCCCTGGCGGTGCTTTGCATGGGGCATCATGGATTGATGGTGGGGCTGCCTGCGAGTAAATCCGGCTGTGCGATCGCGGTTGGCATTTGCATTTACCTGGTCTTGATCGGGTTGCAATTATTCATTTCGATCCGCAATTCAACCAGGCAGATTGCAACCTACAACAAAATCGAGCTAGATGGTAAATCGGCCAGGGTCTTGGAAGTGCCAACCCTGTTTGCAGCGCAGGTGGGATTGTGGCAACCGGAATTAGTGATCAGTCGAGGCATGTTAACTGAGTTTACGCCCGATCGCCTCCAGGCAGTTTTATGCCACGAACAAGCCCATTACCACTACCACGATACGTTCTGGTTTTTCTGGTTGGGTTGGTTGCGACAGGCGACATTCTGGCTACCAAATACGGAAGCATTATGGCAGGAATTGCTGTTGTTGCGAGAGCTACGCGCCGATCGCTGGGCTGCCCAACAGGTCGATCCGCTGCTTCTGGCAGAATCATTATTGATGACGGTGACCAGTGCGATCGCACCAGATAATTTTTCGGAATTAGATTATGGCGTTGGCCTGAATCAGTGGAAAGAAGGAGAACAGGGCGATCGATTAGCCGAACGGATCGATGCGTTGCTGGCTGAGGCTGAACCGATCCCTAGACCAAAGCCCTGGTATTTAACCTGGTTGATCGCGGTTTTGCTGCCGTTTCTTTCGTTGCCGCTGCATTTGAGCTAG
- a CDS encoding BlaI/MecI/CopY family transcriptional regulator, with amino-acid sequence MSPLPDRTPKKLSLGRLEAEILGIIWDLGSATAKDIHDRILSDPDRELAYASVSTVLNRLANKGWLSMSKKGRAILWHPLVSRQEARSLQAYEHLNNFLQVGNADIVAAFADQLDRASLDKIDAIAQRLQQARQDREAE; translated from the coding sequence ATGAGTCCCCTACCCGATCGCACTCCCAAAAAACTTAGCCTGGGCAGATTAGAAGCAGAAATTCTCGGCATAATTTGGGATCTGGGCTCCGCCACCGCAAAAGACATTCACGATCGGATCTTGAGCGATCCCGATCGGGAACTGGCCTATGCTTCGGTTTCCACGGTGCTAAATCGCTTGGCTAATAAAGGCTGGCTGAGCATGAGCAAAAAAGGCAGGGCGATCCTGTGGCATCCTTTGGTGTCGCGTCAGGAAGCGCGATCGCTGCAAGCCTATGAACATCTCAATAATTTCTTGCAGGTGGGAAATGCGGATATTGTGGCGGCATTTGCCGATCAACTCGATCGCGCCAGCCTGGACAAGATCGATGCGATCGCCCAGCGGCTACAACAGGCACGACAGGATCGGGAGGCAGAATAA